Proteins encoded in a region of the Fusarium falciforme chromosome 6, complete sequence genome:
- a CDS encoding Vacuolar protein sorting-associated protein 35: MATPAPPEDQARLLEDALVAVRQQTSLMRKCLDTPGKLMDALKCCSTLVSELRTSSLGPKQYYELYMAVFDALRYLSVHLRENHPVNHLADLYELVQYAGNIIPRLYLMITVGTAYMAIEDAPVKELMKDMMDMSRGVQHPIRGLFLRYYLSGQARDFLPTTEGDGPEGNLSDSINFVLTNFVEMNKLWVRLQHQGHSREREQRVRERKELQLLVGSNIVRLSQLVDLETYKTSILAPLLEQVVQCRDVLAQEYLLEVITQVFPDEFHLHTLDQFLGAVSRLNPHVNVKSIVIGLMDRLSEYAERDGPDDKSDDRAKVEAEALTKLLERINLQKETPPAAPTESKPSEEAGKSEEAGESSKTEGEAEAEPEGEPAAKASDETPEENAGETSTDDSSTLAESAPSVAETETTAVNGQESITDSVQLYEVFFAQVKNLVDAQHLPVPDIIALLVSLCNLALNIYPDRLDYVDQILAYAATKVRENINNADLHSPPAQQSLLALLQAPIDRYVSIFTALSLPTYVPLFQSQSYPTRRAVAGGVARTLLKDQTKISTTAQLENVLEVLKVLIKEGSQAPQGYPGVAQRRPVETDETMEEQGWLARIVHLLEAEDNDTQFKLLQMTRKAYSEGNERIRTTTPPLMTACMKLARRFKLREHFDDNWETQSNALFKFMHSALSTLYTRVNNAGAAEMALRLFCSAGQTADMAGFEEVAYEFFAQAFTVYEEAISDSKAQFQAVCVIATALHQTRNFGKENYDTLITKCAQHGSKLLRKPDQCRAVYLASHLWWATPITSNDETEETELYRDGKRVLECLQRALRVADSCMETATSIELFVEILDRYVYYFDQQNESVTTKYLNGLIELIHSNLAGNQQDSASVENSRRHFHQTLENIRSRQYEGIVLYPN, encoded by the exons ATGGCCACGCCAGCTCCCCCCGAAGACCAGGCCCGTCTGCTTGAGGATGCCCTCGTTGCGGTGCGACAGCAAACGTCGCTGATGCGCAAATGTCTCGATACGCCCGGGAAGCTCATGGATGCCCTCAAGTGCTG CTCGACTCTCGTTTCCGAGCTTCGCACCAGCAGTCTCGGCCCCAAGCAGTACTACGAACTATACATGGCCGTTTTTGACGCTTTGCGCTACTTATCTGTTCACCTTCGCGAAAACCATCCGGTTAACCATCTCGCCGACCTTTACGAACTTGTTCAATATGCTGGCAATATCATTCCACGACTGTATCTTATGATCACAGTCGGCACGGCCTACATGGCCATCGAGGATGCGCccgtcaaggagctcatgaAGGACATGATGGACATGAGCCGAGGTGTTCAGCATCCCATTcgcggcctcttcctccggTACTATCTGTCAGGTCAAGCGAGGGACTTCCTGCCGACGACTGAGGGTGACGGCCCTGAGGGTAACCTCAGCGATTCCATCAACTTTGTGCTCACGAATTTCGTCGAGATGAACAAGCTATGGGTCCGACTGCAGCACCAGGGCCACTCGAGAGAGCGCGAGCAGAGGGTTCGGGAACGAAAGGAGCTACAGCTTCTAGTTGGCAGCAACATAGTACGCTTGAGCCAACTTGTCGACCTCGAGACCTACAAGACCAGCATTCTGGCGCCCCTTCTGGAGCAGGTAGTCCAATGTCGGGACGTTCTCGCTCAGGAATATCTTCTCGAGGTGATTACGCAAGTTTTCCCAGACGAGTTCCACTTACACACCTTGGACCAATTCCTCGGCGCCGTCTCGCGCCTCAATCCTCATGTTAATGTCAAGTCCATCGTCATTGGTCTCATGGACCGGCTATCCGAGTATGCCGAGCGCGACGGCCCGGATGACAAGTCGGATGATAGGGCTAAGGTTGAGGCCGAGGCACTGACAAAGCTGTTGGAAAGGATCAACCTTCAGAAGGAGACTCCTCCAGCTGCTCCGACAGAGTCCAAGCCTTCTGAAGAGGCCGGAAAGTCTGAGGAGGCTGGCGAGTCATCCAAGACTGAAGGTGAGGCAGAGGCCGAGCCTGAAGGCGAGCCTGCTGCCAAGGCCTCAGATGAGACCCCTGAAGAGAATGCTGGGGAGACCAGCACCGACGATTCTAGTACGCTCGCCGAGTCAGCACCCTCAGTTGCAGAGACAGAGACTACCGCTGTTAACGGCCAGGAATCCATCACCGACAGCGTGCAGCTTTACGAAGTATTCTTCGCCCAGGTCAAGAACCTGGTCGACGCTCAGCATCTGCCTGTTCCCGACATCATTGCCCTACTTGTATCGCTTTGCAACCTTGCGCTCAACATCTATCCCGACAGGCTAGACTACGTGGATCAGATCCTGGCTTACGCGGCAACCAAGGTGCGGGAGAACATCAACAATGCCGATCTTCACTCGCCCCCAGCTCAACAGAGCCTGCTTGCCCTGCTGCAAGCCCCTATCGATCGATATGTTTCTATCTTTACTGCTTTGTCCCTTCCCACCTATGTTCCTCTGTTTCAGTCGCAATCATACCCCACCCGCCGTGCCGTCGCCGGCGGTGTCGCTCGCACGTTGCTCAAGGACCAGACCAAGATCTCGACCACGGCTCAGCTCGAAAATGTGCTCGAGGTACTAAAGGTGCTTATTAAGGAGGGATCTCAGGCCCCTCAAGGATACCCCGGCGTTGCGCAGCGACGCCCTGTTGAGACAGACGAGACAATGGAGGAGCAAGGATGGCTCGCGCGGATAGTGCATTTGCTGGAGGCTGAAGATAATGACACCCAGttcaagctcctccagaTGACTAGGAAGGCATACTCGGAGGGTAACGAGCGCATCCGCACGACTACGCCACCCCTCATGACGGCGTGCATGAAGTTGGCGAGAAGATTCAAGCTGCGGGAGCACTTTGACGATAACTGGGAGACCCAGAGCAACGCCTTGTTCAAGTTTATGCACTCTGCTCTGAGCACCCTGTACACGCGCGTCAACAACGCTGGAGCTGCTGAGATGGCATTGCGCTTGTTTTGCTCGGCTGGTCAGACAGCAGACATGGCTGGCTTCGAAGAGGTGGCTTACGAGTTCTTTGCCCAAGCCTTTACAGTGTACGAAGAGGCTATCTCGGACTCAAAGGCACAGTTCCAGGCGGTCTGTGTAATTGCTACTGCCCTTCACCAGACCCGAAACTTTGGCAAAGAAAACTACGACACACTCATCACCAAGTGTGCCCAGCACGGAAGCAAGCTTCTCCGCAAGCCTGATCAGTGCCGAGCCGTGTACTTGGCGAGTCATCTGTGGTGGGCGACTCCCATCACTTCGAACGACGAGACGGAGGAGACCGAG CTTTATCGTGATGGCAAGCGAGTGTTGGAATGCCTCCAGCGGGCCCTCCGAGTGGCCGACTCATGCATGGAGACGGCAACGTCGATCGAACTGTTTGTCGAGATCCTGGATCGTTATGTGTATTACTTTGACCAGCAAAATGAATCG GTGACAACTAAGTATCTCAATGGACTCATCGAGCTTATCCACTCCAACCTGGCGGGCAACCAGCAGGACTCGGCTTCAGTCGAGAACAGCCGGAGACACTTCCACCAGACCTTGGAGAATATCCGCAGCCGACAGTACGAGGGCATTGTGCTGTACCCCAACTAG
- a CDS encoding Cytochrome b5 heme-binding domain-containing protein, translating to MDHVERQMAQQAAQDLSLSSLATPLNLILLSAVLYTAYALLRPSPPPSLPRDAPSTVFRTYTPHTLLPFNGEDDKPVYLAVRGRVFDVTRGRNFYGPGGPYSNFAGRDASRGLACGSFDEDMLTKDLDGPLDKLEGLDGEQMEALQGWEERFLEKYDVVGRLVSVADAQKA from the exons ATGGACCACGTCGAGCGCCAGATGGCTCAACAAGCCGCCCAAGACCTCAGCCT ctcctccctcGCCACGCccctcaacctcatccttCTTTCCGCCGTCCTCTACACAGCTTACGCCCTCCTGCGCCCATCCCCGCCTCCCTCTCTCCCCCGCGACGCCCCCTCTACTGTCTTTCGCACATACACGCCGCACACATTGCTGCCCTTcaatggcgaggatgacAAGCCCGTGTACCTGGCTGTCCGGGGCCGCGTCTTTGACGTGACACGCGGGCGCAACTTTTACGGCCCTGGAGGTCCCTACAGCAACTTTGCCGGCCGCGATGCGAGCCGTGGTCTCGCATGCGGAAGCTTTGATGAGGACATGCTGACAAAGGACCTGGATGGACCGCTTGACAAGCTCGAGGGCTTGGACGGCGAGCAGATGGAGGCGCTACAGGGCTGGGAGGAGAGATTCCTGGAAAAGTACGACGTGGTCGGACGTTTGGTGTCTGTCGCCGACGCCCAGAAGGCTTAA
- a CDS encoding Tim44 domain-containing protein, which yields MNSLARRTAPSEKALSRASAQLSAQLSAGTCPAYRRLASQLSQNAVRDGARSQGPMLSGAVRSPLRSSFLPSELRLSPTYTVQSRLFHISSRLSQEDKPKTEKPASGATATDAKEKKPTEAESENKSETKPEEEQSKKTEEGEKGENGEDAGKEGKEGKEEGKEKKEDIPPPPPHGDKTPWQVFMETMNTEFQKSQEWNESTKQIGAAANQFAESEGVRRAREAYEKSTGAVSSTVTKGAKVTASAIGKGATWTWDTSVMKGVRKAANATGDAMDKATQPIRNTEAYKDVKNVIDDGSSSRYGGWVEKEERRKRREAMDKQRGFKAGEVMEEDPNAGTSVTVHKDAAWKEAWRDFRDQNQFVQGLFSMKGKYEESENPLVSTARSITDRIAGFFAENETAMVIKKFRAMDPSFQVEPFLQELREYILPEVLDAYVKGETETLKLWLSAAQYSVYEALTKQYLQAGMKSDGKILDIRNVDILRARMLDPGEVPVFIITCRTQEVHVYRNAKTNELAAGMEDKVQLVTYAIGITRVPEDVNNPETRGWRLIEMQKSGRDWY from the exons ATGAACTCCCTCGCAAGAAGAACGGCACCCTCGGAAAAGGCCCTCTCACGGGCCTCCGCTCAGCTCTCCGCCCAGCTCTCCGCCGGCACATGTCCCGCCTACCGGAGACTAGCCTCCCAGCTCTCACAGAATGCCGTTCGCGATGGCGCAAGGTCACAAGGCCCAATGCTGTCCGGTGCAGTTCGATCGCCGTTGAGATCTTCCTTCCTGCCCTCCGAGCTACGCCTTTCCCCCACTTACACCGTCCAATCTCGCCTCTTCCACATCTCCAGCCGTCTATCTCAAGAAGATAAGCCAAAGACCGAGAAGCCAGCCTCGGGTGCTACTGCGACCgacgccaaggagaagaagcccacTGAGGCCGAGTCGGAGAACAAGTCCGAGACCAAgcctgaggaggagcagTCCAAGAAGACTGAGGAGGGTGAGAAGGGTGAGAATGGCGAGGATGCCGGCAAGGAAGGAAAGGAAGGCAAGGAGGAGGgtaaggaaaagaaggaggatatccctcctccccctcctcacGGTGACAAGACTCCCTGGCAGGTATTCATGGAGACCATGAACACCGAGTTCCAGAAGTCGCAAGAGTGGAATGAGTCGACCAAGCAGATCGGCGCTGCCGCCAACCAGTTCGCCGAGAGCGAGGGTGTGCGACGTGCTCGCGAGGCCTACGAGAAGTCCACCGGCGCCGTTTCTTCAACTGTCACCAAGGGTGCCAAGGTGACCGCCAGCGCCATCGGCAAGGGCGCTACTTGGACCTGGGATACCTCAGTTATGAAGGGCGTGCGCAAGGCGGCCAACGCGACTGGTGACGCCATGGACAAGGCTACTCAGCCTATCCGAAACACCGAGGCTTATAAGGACGTCAAGAATGTCATCGATGATGGCAGCTCTTCACGATATGGTGGATGggtcgagaaggaggagcgcCGGAAACGCCGAGAGGCCATGGATAAGCAGCGGGGATTCAAGGCCGGcgaggtcatggaggaggatcCCAA TGCCGGCACCAGCGTGACGGTCCACAAGGATGCGGCGTGGAAGGAGGCTTGGAGGGATTTCCGTGACCAGAACCAGTTCGTGCAGGGCCTCTTCAGCATGAAGGGTAAGTACGAGGAGTCTGAGAACCCGCTCGTGTCGACGGCCCGAAGCATCACGGATCGTATCGCCGGCTTCTTTGCCGAGAACGAGACGGCCATGGTTATCAAGAAGTTCCGAGCCATGGATCCCAGCTTCCAGGTGGAGCCTTTCCTCCAGGAACTCCGAGAATACATTCTCCCCGAGGTGCTGGATGCCTACGTCAAGGGTGAGACTGAGACCCTGAAGCTCTGGCTTTCGGCCGCTCAGTACTCTGTGTACGAGGCCTTGACCAAGCAATACCTCCAGGCAGGCATGAAGTCTGACGGAAAGATCCTCGATATCCGAAACGTCGACATTCTGCGAGCGCGCATGCTCGACCCCGGCGAGGTTCCCGTCTTTATCATTACCTGCCGTACCCAGGAGGTCCACGTCTACCGCAACGCCAAGACCAACGAGCTTGCGGCCGGCATGGAGGACAAGGTGCAGCTGGTGACTTATGCCATCGGCATCACGCGAGTGCCCGAGGACGTCAACAACCCCGAGACACGGGGATGGCGTCTGATTGAGATGCAGAAGAGCGGACGAGACTGGTACTAA
- a CDS encoding PPPDE domain-containing protein produces MPRPKKSSSVSRSHRSTLSLQKTEITIHVYDLLPPGRLSSVLWTVGASLLHSGVVINGREYAYGGHDKRGLTGVYWTKPRTEPPGGTFRCEILHGFTLASDQEIDATLRAASDEFLGTSYNLLTKNCNHFTSYLCKKLTGQPGPSWLNRAASIGVALPCVVPRDWIEPPEYDTSDGALLDDYDNSDEHSRMLGASAPHLLTESNDGSIYDEEWDSEEERRRGGSGKGKQAVRDSDGRRLPPAERLPRR; encoded by the exons ATGCCTCGGCCTAAAAAGAGCTCATCGGTGAGCAGATCTCACCGATCAACGCTATCGCTACAAAAGACCGAGATAACCATCCATGTCTACGACCTTCTCCCG CCCGGCCGCCTCTCCTCGGTGCTATGGACAGTCGGCGCCTCACTCCTTCATTCTGGCGTTGTAATCAACGGCAGGGAATACGCTTACGGTGGACACGACAAGCGAGGGCTTACAGGCGTGTACTGGACAAAGCCCAGAACCGAGCCTCCCGGAGGCACATTTCGATGCGAGATCCTACACGGCTTCACTCTTGCGAGCGATCAGGAGATTGATGCGACACTTCGGGCGGCCTCGGACGAGTTCCTCGGTACCTCGTACAACCTTCTAACAAAGAACTGCAACCACTTCACATCATATCTATGCAAGAAGCTCACAGGCCAACCCGGCCCGTCTTGGCTAAACCGCGCCGCCAGTATCGGTGTAGCGTTGCCATGCGTCGTCCCGCGAGACTGGATCGAGCCCCCCGAATACGATACCAGCGATGGCGCACTCCTAGACGATTACGATAACTCGGATGAGCATTCCCGCATGTTGGGAGCATCTGCTCCGCATCTCTTGACAGAGAGCAACGATGGCAGCATATATGATGAAGAATGGGATAgtgaagaggagagaaggcGTGGTGGTAGTGGCAAAGGAAAGCAAGCCGTGCGGGACTCGGACGGACGACGACTGCCCCCCGCTGAAAGACTTCCACGCCGATAG
- a CDS encoding Obg-like ATPase 1, which translates to MPPKKQVVEEKIPLGRPGNNLKSGIVGLANVGKSTLFQAITKCNLGNPANFPYATIDPEEARVIVPDDRFDWLVEKYKPKSVVPANLTVYDIAGLTRGSSTGAGLGNAFLSHIRAVDAIFQVVRCFDDAEIIHIEGDVNPTRDLDIISEELRLKDIEFVEKALENQKKKTRMGGQSLEQKKARQEQEIIEKILAWLNDGKDVRKGNWGPKEVEVINPLFLLTAKPVVYLVNLSEKDFIRKKNKHLPKIVEWINENAKGDPLIPISVSYESRLTQFETEAEAKEEQKNVGADSALPKVILQMRKTLQLGSFFTVGPDEVRSWTIRNGTKAPQAAGVIHTDFEKTFIQALVFNYNTLKELGDESEVKAKGKVMTKGKEYVVEDGDILHIKAGAAKG; encoded by the exons ATGCCTCCTAAGAAGCAggttgtcgaggagaagatccCGCTGGGCAGGCCCGGTAACAACTTGAAGAGTGGTATT GTCGGTCTGGCCAACGTCGGCAAATCAACCCTCTTCcaggccatcaccaagtGCAACCTTGGTAACCCAGCT AACTTCCCTTATGCCACAATCGACCCCGAGGAAGCTCGTGTCATCGTCCCCGATGACCGATTCGACTGGCTGGTCGAGAAGTACAAGCCCAAGTCGGTTGTCCCCGCGAACTTGACCGTCTACGATATTGCCGGTCTGACCCGCGGCTCATCCACCGGCGCCGGTCTTGGAAACGCTTTCCTGTCTCACATTCGTGCTGTCGATGCCATCTTCCAGGTGGTTCGTTGCTTCGACGATGCCGAGATTATTCACATTGAGGGTGACGTGAACCCCACCCGTGATCTCGATATCATCAGCGAGGAGCTGCGACTCAAGGATATTGAGTTTGTTGAGAAGGCTCTCGAgaaccagaagaagaagacacgCATGGGTGGACAGAGTCTggagcagaagaaggcccGTCAAGAGCAGGAGATCATTGAGAAGATCCTGGCTTGGCTTAACGATGGCAAGGATGTCCGCAAGGGCAACTGGGGACCCAAGGAG GTCGAGGTCATCAACCCTCTTTTCCTCCTGACGGCCAAGCCCGTTGTGTACCTCGTCAACCTGTCTGAGAAGGACTTTATCCGAAAGAAGAACAAGCATCTTCCCAAGATTGTCGAGTGGATCAACGAGAACGCCAAGGGCGATCCTCTTATCCCCATCTCCGTGTCCTACGAGTCTCGTCTCACCCAGTTCgagaccgaggccgaggccaaggaggagcagaagaaCGTTGGCGCCGACTCAGCTCTGCCCAAGGTTATTCTCCAGATGCGCAAGACCCTGCAGCTGGGCAGCTTCTTCACTGTCGGACCTGATGAGGTTCGATCGTGGACCATCCGCAACGGCACCAAGGCCCCCCAGGCTGCCGGTGTCATCCACACTGACTTCGAGAAGACCTTCATCCAGGCTCTCGTTTTCAACTACAACACCCTGAAGGAGCTCGGTGATGAGtccgaggtcaaggccaagggcaaggtcatgACCAAGGGTAAGGAGTATGTCGTGGAGGATGGTGACATTCTTCACATCAAGGCTGGTGCCGCCAAGGGTTAA
- a CDS encoding AA-permease domain-containing protein, whose product MFNRKEDEDVAAADGPSDYGDNYGDNYDYNQHGGPTDDSSVDPDSGVKRGLKNRHLSMMALAGIIGPGLLVGAGGALNKGGPASLIIGFGVIGIIAFSIMQSLGEVTTLYPGGGSFISLAERMVDKSFSVAVGWNYFIIWAAVLANEYNVICSILTYWAPVIPLWGYFLIFWTVFLGFQLLGIEAFGEAEFWLALLKLLGLTAYFIFAIIYAAGGLVGQDKALGFKYWHDPGAFNGNGFRGVATVFVFCATFYSGVESIAIAATETRNPGVAVPQAIRQVFWRIIFVYMGSAFFFGLTCRADADGLINGGSKALQSPMTIAIQTAGWQGGVHLINAFILVTCLSAINSSIYIGSRTVFYMAQSGKAPKVFGWTNGRGVPVWAILITNAVGSISMMNVSTGAARAYSYIVNLSGVSAFLVWGSICIIHIRFRRAWKVQGRSISELPYKAMGFPYLAWLGLGACVFLALVQGWTTLSPFDAGNFVDAYILIPLFGIIYGVCKLLWRSSDPIKRSWSIDLDSGRRVDLDHKSGPAVGGVPGQVPIWKKIWDWF is encoded by the exons ATGTTCAATCGAAAGGAGGACGAAGACGTCGCCGCGGCGGATGGTCCATCTGACTATGGCGACAACTACGGCGACAACTATGATTACAACCAGCATGGTGGGCCAACGGATGACAGCTCCGTGGATCCCGACTCTGGTGTCAAGCGTGGTCTCAAGAATCGACATCTCTCCATGATGGCTCTGGCTGGTATCATTGGGCCTGGATTGCTCGTCGGTGCGGGTGGTGCGTTGAATAAGGGAGGGCCGGCTTCCCTTATCATCGGCTTTGGTGTCATTG GTATCATTGCATTCTCTATTATGCAGTCTCTCGGTGAGGTGACAACTCTATATCCCGGCGGAggctccttcatctctctcGCTGAGCGCATGGTAGACAAGTCCTTTTCTGTCGCCGTAGGCTGGAACTACTTCATCATCTGGGCCGCCGTCCTCGCCAACGAGTACAACGTCATCTGCAGCATCCTCACCTACTGGGCGCCTGTAATTCCGCTCTGGGGCTACTTTCTCATCTTCTGGACCGTCTTCCTGGGCTTTCAGCTGCTTGGTATCGAGGCCTTTGGAGAGGCCGAGTTTTGGCTTGCCCTGCTGAAGCTCCTCGGACTAACAGCATACTTCATCTTTGCTATTATCTACGCAGCCGGCGGTCTGGTCGGCCAGGATAAGGCTCTTGGATTCAAGTACTGGCACGATCCCGGAGCTTTCAACGGCAATGGCTTCCGTGGTGTTGCGACCGTCTTTGTCTTCTGCGCAACATTTTACTCTGGCGTCGAGTCCATCGCCATTGCTGCCACTGAGACGAGAAACCCTGGAGTTGCTGTCCCTCAGGCTATTCGACAAGTCTTTTGGCGTATCATCTTCGTCTACATGGGATCTGCATTCTTCTTTGGTCTCACCTGCCGGGCTGATGCCGATGGTCTCATCAACGGAGGGTCCAAGGCTCTGCAGAGCCCAATGACCATCGCTATTCAGACTGCTGGCTGGCAAGGAG GTGTCCATCTGATCAACGCCTTCATTCTCGTCACTTGCTTGTCCGCCATCAACTCATCCATCTATATTGGTTCACGCACAGTCTTCTACATGGCGCAGTCCGGCAAGGCCCCCAAGGTCTTTGGCTGGACCAACGGCAGGGGTGTTCCCGTCTGGGCCATCCTCATTACCAACGCCGTCGGCTCCATCTCGATGATGAACGTTTCCACCGGCGCTGCCAGAGCCTACAGCTACATCGTGAACCTCTCCGGCGTCAGCGCGTTCCTCGTCTGGGGCAGCATCTGTATCATCCACATTCGATTCCGACGCGCCTGGAAGGTCCAGGGCCGAAGCATCAGCGAGTTGCCTTACAAGGCGATGGGATTCCCGTATCTTGCTTGGCTCGGTCTCGGAGCTTGTGTCTTTTTGGCCCTTGTCCAGGGCTGGACTACGCTATCGCCTTTCGACGCAGGCAACTTTGTAGATGCCTACATATTGATTCCTCTGTTTGGAATCATATATGGAGTCTGCAAGTTGCTCTGGCGTAGCTCTGATCCGATCAAGCGTAGCTGGAGCATTGATCTTGACAGCGGGAGGAGAGTGGATCTGGACCATAAGAGCGGTCCAGCTGTCGGAGGTGTACCAGGACAAGTTCCCATTTGGAAGAAGATTTGGGACTGGTTCTAA
- a CDS encoding DUF2263 domain-containing protein: MSSNSGQGQGQGTLDMWLSKKPSSKPAASTSEQPSSSSTPASSSSQPSRSWRNRRKDPWRQGAGLAAVAKETRTVLPDILNGLPDIEASKSEALYYETLQPLKAAECPKRTPSGTTTIKIVNDDSFNAAIDLASSKDPSSGRVAVLNMASNVSPGGGWLKGARAQEEALCYRSSLYLSLHRRYYPWKQRMGVYSPDVVIIRSDQDSGHKLLMPDVDVENLPIVSVLSIAALRTPPVARAAEKQPDGSYIDRLVFANPTDRDMTKIKMRICLRMAARRNHGLLVLGALGCGAFRNPPKEVAHCWLEVLQEPEFQGGWWEEVWFAVFDRRNEGNLEVFEEVLGGVEI; the protein is encoded by the coding sequence ATGTCCTCCAACtccggccaaggccaaggccagggaACGCTGGATATGTGGCTCTCCAAGAAACCATCATCCAAGCCCGCAGCTTCTACCTCTGAgcagccatcttcatcatcaacaccagcttcatcatcatctcagcCTTCTCGTTCATGGCGCAACAGACGCAAAGACCCCTGGAGACAAGGCGCCGGGCTCGCCGCGGTCGCCAAGGAGACGCGAACAGTTCTTCCCGACATTCTCAATGGGTTGCCCGACATCGAGGCCAGCAAATCCGAGGCGCTCTACTACGAAACTCTTCAACCGCTCAAGGCCGCTGAGTGTCCCAAGCGCACACCTTCAGGAACAACAACTATCAAGATCGTCAACGATGACTCTTTCAATGCCGCCATCGACCTCGCTTCTTCAAAGGATCCCTCATCTGGCCGTGTCGCAGTCTTGAATATGGCCAGCAATGTGAGCCCAGGCGGAGGATGGCTAAAGGGAGCGCGCGCCCAGGAGGAGGCGCTTTGTTATCGCAGCTCGCTGTATCTGTCCCTACATCGACGATACTACCCATGGAAGCAGCGCATGGGTGTCTACAGCCCAGATGTTGTCATCATTCGCTCTGATCAGGATTCCGGGCACAAACTCCTCATGCCAGATGTTGACGTTGAGAACCTTCCCATCGTCAGCGTACTAAGCATTGCCGCTCTGCGCACGCCACCTGTTGCCAGAGCCGCGGAGAAGCAACCCGACGGCTCATATATCGACAGACTCGTCTTTGCGAATCCCACAGATCGTGATATGACGAAGATCAAGATGAGAATATGTTTGCGAATGGCAGCGAGACGTAATCATGGGCTGCTCGTGCTCGGTGCCCTTGGATGTGGTGCGTTCAGAAACCCGCCGAAGGAAGTGGCTCACTGTTGGTTGGAGGTTTTGCAAGAGCCAGAGTTCCAGGGCGGTTGGTGGGAGGAGGTGTGGTTTGCCGTATTTGATCGAAGAAACGAGGGAAACCTCGAGGTATTCGAAGAGGTGCTTGGCGGCGTGGAGATCTGA